In Nitrobacteraceae bacterium AZCC 1564, the following proteins share a genomic window:
- a CDS encoding septal ring factor EnvC (AmiA/AmiB activator) (product_source=COG4942; cath_funfam=2.70.70.10,3.40.50.300; cog=COG4942; ko=KO:K22719; pfam=PF01551; smart=SM00150; superfamily=46589,51261), giving the protein MPLALSCVQAAAHFNMVTPLISTAAAQTAKTQTNKTQIAAPDPEAIKRRTQELEAAREQQRQAAEQQEKLKAEIAAIGQDRAKLNQQLIDIAARVRDIESQMADTEGRLRPLDARELQIRASLESRRDEIAEVLAALQRAGRRAPPALIVRPEDALQSLRTAMLLGAVIPEMRVRAAKLASDLGELVTLRKNISEERDRLAADRDRLNSDRTRLAALIQERQKNQADVEKDMEAERQRAVNLSRQADTLQDLIAKMEQDVKAAAKAAAAAELKGTPTALNGKPDLGALKDPGRLSPAIAFASAKGLLAMPVNGTKIRNFGGSDGVGGQEKGISIAARPGAQVTTPCDGWVVYAGPFRSYGQLLILNAGGGYHVLIAGMERISVNIGQFVLTGEPVATMGSTSQVASILAAAPSQPVLYVEFRKDGTPIDSGPWWAAKQGEKVRG; this is encoded by the coding sequence TTGCCCCTGGCTCTGTCATGCGTGCAGGCGGCGGCTCATTTCAACATGGTGACTCCGCTGATTTCGACAGCAGCCGCCCAGACCGCAAAGACCCAAACCAACAAGACACAGATCGCTGCTCCGGACCCCGAAGCGATCAAGCGACGAACGCAAGAGCTCGAAGCTGCGCGCGAACAGCAGAGACAGGCAGCCGAGCAACAAGAAAAACTCAAGGCTGAGATCGCCGCCATCGGCCAGGACCGCGCCAAGCTCAACCAGCAATTGATCGATATCGCAGCCCGCGTGCGCGATATCGAAAGCCAAATGGCTGATACCGAAGGCCGGCTGCGGCCTTTGGATGCCCGCGAACTTCAGATTCGCGCCTCGCTCGAATCCCGTCGGGACGAAATTGCGGAGGTGCTTGCGGCGCTTCAGCGTGCCGGCCGCCGGGCGCCGCCTGCGCTCATCGTCAGACCGGAAGATGCCCTCCAGTCGCTAAGAACCGCCATGCTGCTCGGCGCAGTCATCCCGGAGATGCGCGTCCGCGCCGCAAAGCTCGCAAGCGACCTGGGTGAACTCGTCACACTGCGCAAAAACATTTCCGAGGAGCGAGACAGGCTGGCGGCCGATCGCGACAGGCTCAATTCCGACCGTACCCGACTGGCGGCTCTGATCCAGGAACGCCAGAAGAATCAGGCCGACGTTGAGAAGGATATGGAGGCCGAGCGGCAACGCGCGGTCAACCTCTCGCGGCAGGCCGATACCCTTCAGGACCTGATCGCGAAGATGGAGCAGGACGTGAAGGCCGCAGCCAAGGCTGCAGCAGCGGCGGAATTGAAAGGAACCCCCACAGCCTTGAACGGAAAGCCGGATCTCGGCGCCCTCAAGGATCCCGGCCGGCTTAGTCCGGCCATCGCCTTCGCATCGGCCAAAGGCCTATTGGCAATGCCGGTTAATGGAACGAAAATTCGGAATTTTGGCGGTTCCGACGGCGTGGGTGGCCAGGAAAAGGGCATCTCCATTGCCGCCCGGCCAGGCGCCCAGGTCACAACCCCGTGTGATGGCTGGGTTGTGTATGCGGGGCCCTTCCGAAGCTATGGACAACTCTTGATCCTCAATGCGGGCGGCGGGTATCATGTATTAATCGCCGGGATGGAACGTATTTCGGTCAACATCGGCCAGTTTGTTCTGACGGGAGAGCCGGTTGCGACCATGGGAAGCACGTCTCAGGTCGCTTCAATTCTAGCGGCGGCACCCAGCCAGCCAGTCCTCTATGTCGAATTTCGGAAAGACGGCACTCCAATCGATTCGGGCCCATGGTGGGCCGCTAAACAAGGCGAAAAGGTTCGCGGATGA
- a CDS encoding carboxyl-terminal processing protease (product_source=KO:K03797; cath_funfam=2.30.42.10,3.90.226.10; cleavage_site_network=SignalP-noTM; cog=COG0793; ko=KO:K03797; pfam=PF03572,PF13180; smart=SM00228,SM00245; superfamily=52096; tigrfam=TIGR00225) — MMRKTSLILLSAAAGAAATLFLTQPRAALVGSTARAASSDTYRQLNLFGDVFERVRSDYVEKPDDSKLVETAISGMLSGLDPHSSYMDAKSFRDMQVQTRGEFGGLGIEVTMEDGLIKVVSPIDDTPASKAGIMANDIITNLDDEAVQGLTLNQAVEKMRGPVNTKIRLKIIRKGQDKPIEVTLTRDNIRVRSVRARVEADDIAYIRITTFNEQTTEGLKREMANLTQQIGPDKIKGYILDLRNNPGGLLEEAVSVSDAFLDRGEIVSTRGRNPEETQRRAAKPGDLAKGKPVIVLINGGSASASEIVAGALQDHKRATLLGTRSFGKGSVQTIIPLGSGNGALRLTTARYFTPSGKSIQAKGIIPDIEVLQDVPDELKSKTDTKGEASLRGHLKAEGQEETGSQSYVPPDAKDDKALKMADDLLHGIKQTTSAPTPTDKASNNKAAN, encoded by the coding sequence ATGATGCGTAAGACTTCCCTTATCCTCCTCAGCGCCGCGGCAGGCGCAGCAGCAACGCTCTTTCTGACACAGCCGCGCGCTGCTTTGGTCGGATCGACAGCGCGCGCCGCATCGTCCGATACTTATCGCCAGCTCAATCTGTTCGGCGATGTGTTCGAGCGCGTCCGCAGCGATTACGTCGAGAAGCCGGATGACAGCAAGCTGGTCGAAACCGCAATCAGCGGCATGCTGAGTGGTCTTGATCCGCACTCGAGCTACATGGATGCCAAGAGCTTCCGCGACATGCAGGTGCAGACGCGCGGTGAGTTCGGCGGTCTCGGCATCGAAGTCACGATGGAAGACGGCCTGATCAAGGTCGTCTCGCCGATCGACGATACCCCTGCGTCGAAGGCCGGCATCATGGCCAACGACATCATCACCAATCTCGACGACGAAGCAGTTCAGGGTCTGACTCTGAACCAGGCCGTCGAGAAGATGCGCGGTCCGGTCAACACCAAGATTAGGCTGAAGATCATCCGCAAGGGACAGGATAAGCCGATCGAGGTGACGCTGACCCGCGATAACATCCGTGTCCGCTCTGTGCGTGCCCGCGTCGAGGCCGACGACATTGCCTATATCCGCATCACGACCTTCAACGAGCAGACCACCGAAGGCCTGAAGCGCGAGATGGCCAACCTCACCCAGCAGATCGGTCCGGACAAGATCAAGGGCTACATCCTCGACCTTCGCAACAACCCGGGCGGACTGCTTGAGGAAGCCGTATCGGTCTCCGACGCATTCCTTGATCGCGGTGAGATCGTCTCCACCCGCGGCCGCAATCCCGAGGAAACCCAACGCCGCGCCGCAAAGCCCGGCGACCTCGCCAAGGGCAAGCCGGTGATCGTGCTGATCAACGGCGGTTCGGCATCGGCTTCGGAAATCGTCGCGGGCGCGTTGCAGGATCACAAGCGCGCAACGCTGCTGGGCACCCGCTCATTCGGCAAGGGATCGGTGCAGACCATTATCCCACTCGGCTCGGGCAATGGTGCGCTCCGGCTGACGACTGCGCGCTACTTCACGCCGTCAGGCAAGTCGATTCAGGCCAAGGGCATCATCCCGGATATCGAAGTCCTGCAGGACGTGCCTGATGAGTTGAAGTCGAAGACCGACACCAAGGGCGAGGCCTCGTTGCGCGGCCACCTCAAGGCGGAAGGTCAGGAAGAGACCGGTTCGCAGTCGTACGTGCCGCCGGATGCCAAGGACGACAAGGCCCTGAAGATGGCTGATGACCTGCTGCATGGCATCAAACAGACCACCTCGGCGCCAACGCCCACCGACAAAGCGAGCAACAACAAGGCTGCCAACTAA